From Coffea arabica cultivar ET-39 chromosome 2e, Coffea Arabica ET-39 HiFi, whole genome shotgun sequence, the proteins below share one genomic window:
- the LOC113732381 gene encoding uncharacterized protein: MSKLSFLLCLILATIFVVVVNGSESEVGIYELKKGDFSLKVTNFGARIISLVLPDKNGKPTDVVLGYDSVKEYLNDTQYFGAIVGRVVNRIGGAQFTLNGVHYKLDANEKPNMLHGGRKGFSLLTWKVEKYVKDKANPFIVLSYYSPDGEEGFPGNLLVRVTYALPEPYKLSVIMEAEALNKATPVNLAQHSYWNLGGHNSGDVLSDKVQIFGLHYTPANKQLIPTGEILPVKGTPYDFLKPHKIQSQMKGLPSGGTPSGYNVNYALDEGKDHKLKLAAIAYSKKTGIGMMISTSAPGLQFYTANYLNVTGKGGYVYQSHAAYCFETQGFPDAVNHPNFPSTIVNPGDLYVHNMLVEFKIKQK; the protein is encoded by the exons atgtcaaaattatctTTCTTGTTATGTCTCATTCTTGCAACAATTTTTGTGGTCGTTGTGAACGGCTCCGAAAGTGAGGTTGGGATCTATGAGCTCAAGAAAGGAGATTTTTCATTGAAGGTGACAAACTTTGGTGCTCGGATTATATCCCTCGTTCTCCCTGACAAGAATG GAAAGCCCACAGATGTTGTTCTTGGCTATGATTCTGTTAAAGAATATTTG AATGATACACAATACTTTGGAGCTATTGTTGGCCGGGTTGTTAATCGGATTGGTGGTGCTCAGTTCACTCTAAACGGAGTTCATTATAAGCTTGATGCTAATGAGAAACCAAACATGCTTCATG GTGGTAGAAAAGGATTTAGCCTGCTCACTTGGAAGGTGGAGAAATACGTGAAAGATAAGGCCAATCCTTTCATTGTATTGTCCTATTACAGTCCTGATGGAGAAGAAGGATTCCCTGGAAATCTCCTGGTTAGAGTGACCTATGCTCTACCTGAACCATATAAGCTGAGCGTAATAATGGAAGCGGAAGCCCTGAACAAGGCTACTCCTGTGAATCTAGCACAACACAGTTACTGGAATCTTGGAGGCCATAACAGTGGTGATGTCCTCTCGGATAAAGTCCAAATATTCGGCTTACACTACACGCCTGCGAACAAGCAGCTCATCCCGACTGGAGAAATCTTACCTGTTAAAGGAACCCCCTACGATTTCTTGAAGCCCCACAAAATTCAAAGCCAGATGAAAGGACTTCCGAGTGGCGGAACTCCATCTGGTTATAATGTGAATTATGCCCTTGATGAAGGCAAGGACCACAAGCTGAAGCTCGCAGCAATTGCGTACAGTAAGAAGACTGGTATTGGGATGATGATATCAACAAGTGCTCCAGGTCTGCAGTTTTACACGGCTAATTACTTGAACGTGACAGGAAAAGGTGGATATGTTTATCAGTCACATGCAGCATACTGTTTTGAGACTCAAGGATTCCCTGATGCAGTGAaccatccaaattttccctCAACAATCGTTAATCCAGGAGATCTTTATGTACACAACATGTTGgttgaattcaaaatcaaacaaaaataa
- the LOC113728951 gene encoding uncharacterized protein, with product MVPQKLKLFIWKCLHGILPVNVLVRDRCSRGDWLCRCCRESQETLEHMFFFCSNATTIWEATPLCWDGLESFRSKFWFWWEELKDAVKKERGKDRVELTVHLLWQIWKSRNGMQFNKKRRDPRTTVNKAVVGWREYHEAQLEEAERVDGSVKECEETPGWKRPKEGWNKMNTDAALHQETDKAGWGIVARNWDGEMKGAWALPRSICTQAKLEEGLAIRCAMLLAKQKGWTKVVFESDCLQVVRELNSAAEKVIRCTVLVDIKKLVSNFDECCFAHTRRANNSVSHTLAKKALQLECSAEWKDNFPSWVLELAYADCKGSCPVDT from the coding sequence ATGGTGCCGCAGAAGCTAAAgctttttatttggaaatgcTTGCATGGTATCTTGCCAGTAAATGTACTAGTTAGAGATAGATGCTCAAGAGGAGACTGGTTGTGCAGGTGCTGTAGGGAAAGCCAAGAAACACTGGAGcatatgtttttcttttgcagTAATGCCACGACTATTTGGGAGGCTACCCCTCTCTGTTGGGATGGTCTCGAGAGTTTTAGGAGTAAATTCTGGTTTTGGTGGGAAGAGCTAAAAGATGCAGTGAAAAAGGAGAGGGGGAAGGACCGGGTTGAGCTTACTGTGCATTTGTTGtggcagatttggaagtcaCGAAATGGTATGCAGtttaacaaaaaaagaagagatcCTAGGACAACAGTCAATAAAGCTGTGGTGGGGTGGAGAGAGTATCATGAGGCTCAGCTGGAGGAGGCGGAGAGGGTTGATGGAAGTGTGAAGGAGTGTGAAGAAACACCTGGCTGGAAGCGACCAAAGGAAGGCTGGAATAAAATGAACACAGATGCTGCTTTGCATCAAGAGACTGATAAGGCTGGTTGGGGGATAGTTGCGAGGAATTGGGATGGGGAGATGAAGGGAGCTTGGGCACTACCGAGGTCAATATGTACGCAGGCAAAGTTAGAGGAAGGCTTAGCAATCAGATGCGCCATGCTGTTGGCAAAGCAAAAGGGATGGACCAAAGTAGTATTTGAGTCAGACTGCTTGCAGGTGGTGAGAGAACTTAATAGTGCAGCTGAGAAGGTGATTAGGTGTACAGTGCTAGTTGATATAAAGAAACTTGTATCAAATTTTGATGAATGTTGTTTTGCTCATACTAGAAGGGCAAACAACTCTGTCAGTCATACTTTAGCTAAGAAAGCTTTACAGTTGGAATGTTCTGCCGAATGGAAGGATAACTTCCCAAGCTGGGTGCTCGAGCTTGCTTATGCAGATTGTAAGGGCAGTTGCCCAGTTGATACGTAA